The genomic interval ACCTCGGCGGTCTTACCCATTATTCATAACTCATTTTCATATACCATATACTCAGTCCGCTCAATCACTAACGAGCATCTTGCGGTATTTTGAAGCAAAATAAGAAGAATAAACAAATAAAACTGTACTATTCCTTTCTCCCCTATTTTCAGCTAAGCTGAAATTATGAAATGGCCAACGAAGGACTCAATAATAAAACTTGCTGCGCTTACCCTCATCTTCTGGGTTTTTCCGGTTGTCTCTATGCTCGCGCAACACGTTTCTTCTCATGCAATGTGGGGACTAATTATCTGTGTATTGTTCATTTTCCCCGCATGCACATTAATTCTGTCTTTTCTTGACGGCATCAAGCGCGGTTTTAGTTTTATGTGGATTGTTGTGCCTCTTATCGCCTTTTTCAGCACTGTTTTCGTCTTCTATAATGATTCAGCCATAATTTATTCTTTCGTGTACGCAATTATTGGACTCATTGGCAATGCTATAGGCACTCTTATTGGCGGCAGAAAGTCGCGTAAACATTAAATAAGCAGTAGATATAAAAAAATAAAGGCGGCTGGGCTACAAATAGAAATGCCAACCGCCTACCTAGCCACTACTTTTCCGTAGCTATACGAGTATTACTCCACGAACACATGCTCAGCTAAACGCCCCAATGCTTCCTCAAGCAATGCGGACGGCAAAGCTACATTCATACGAATATGACAATCACCATGGAATGGTCGACCATCTTGCCAACCCACTCCCACGCGCCATCCTGCTTCGAGAAGTTCATCAATGCTTTTCTTATGCTTCGCACACCAAGCTGTAGCATCTAACCAGAGCATATACGTGCCAGCAGAGCGCGCAATAGAAATTTCTGGAGCGCACTGAGCAAAGAAATCGCGAGCGCGCTGCACGTTATGAGCCAGTACATCGTTGAGTTCTTGCAGCCACGCGTTACCCTCAGAACTATATCCGCCTATCAAAGCATGAACCGAGAGAACATGTGCATCATTATAATGCGATTTTTTACTGGCTGCTTCTACACGTGCGCGCAAGTCGTCATTATAAATAATGTGATACGCACCCACAATACCGGCAATATTGAAAGTTTTACTTGGAGCATAGAGAGCAACTGTACGGTTGCGGGCATCCTCACTTACAGATTGGGTAGGCACATGTGTGCAACCGGGGTGAATAATATCTGACCAAATTTCATCAGACACGACAATACAGTCATGCTTAGCATAGATTTCCATCGCCGCTTCAATTTCTTCACGATGCCATACGCGACCTGTTGGGTTGTGAGGCGAGCAGAAAATTGCTACCTTTGCCCCGCTTTCCTCTAATACACGATCCATATCCTCATAATCCATGTGATACACACCGTCGTTATCAGGAATAAGTGGAGAATGCACAATGTTAAAACCGGCAGCCGTCAGACAGCTTGTAAATCCCACATACGTCGGACTATGCACAAGAACACTATCCCCTGGTTGACAATACGCAGAAACTGTTGAGATTAATCCTCCCAAAACCCCATTTTCGTATCCAATGTGTCTATCTTCCACATCATGGGCATTATTATGTGACGCTTGCCAGTTTTTAATTGCATCAAAATATTCTTGCGGAGGGAAGAAATAGCCAAAAATAGGATGCTCTAGACGTGCGCGAATAGCATCGGTAACTGCAGGTGCCGTCCCAAAATTCATATCTGCCACCCACATAGGAATAGAACTGTATCCATCTTGTGGTGCGTGCGGAGCACCTTCCACACGTCCGATAGCATCTACTGCTAGCGCGTCCATACCGTGACGGTCATACACAGTCAAAAAATCAAAAGCCATGATACTTCTCCCCTCCATTAGCTGTCGCGCTTTTGCACGTATTAATAAGCTTAATGCTCTCGCAGATCTACTCGTAGCTCTATTCGTAGCGTTAGCAGTACGCTCCTAATCTTGACGCTTGCTAGCAGATGCTGAGCTACAGGTTGCGCTCATTATTCGCCTGATACAAGCTAAGCAAACATCAAACGCACAAGCTAATGCACAAGCACACACTTTTCTTGAGCACTAGATTACTCCCTTCCTGAAAGAAAAGGATATCGGAACGCGTTTTATTTCCGCATATACGAGTGCATACATGAATATTGCTTGACTCTTAAGTATGCAGATGGCAGCTTTTGACGGGGATATGCGAAACTTAATGCTTCGCCATCAAGCGCTTTAACCAATCCAGTTATGAGGGATGTTATTACCTGATTGTGAGATATAAAAAGTTCGTGAATCATATTTCGCTTTAGCGGATCATGTTTCAGGAACTTTTAACGACCTTTTTAGGCAAGATTTCGTACGTGAATCAGGTTTCGCTATAGCGAATCATTATTCAGGAACCTTTTTATGTGTTGTGGACGTTCACATGGTACGTGAAACACGATTGGCTATAGCGAATCATGATTCAGGAACCCAAACAAGCTCATTTAACGCTAAAAAAGTACGTGAATCACGTTTCGCTACAGCCAATCATGATTGAGGAACCTTTTTGCCACTTTTAGACGTATTTTTAGCCCCTGAATCGTGATTCGCCACAGCCAATCACAATTCAGGACACTTTCTATCCATTCCCACGATCACATTCATCCGCGCTCCTCTTGTAATAGCTTAATTACCACCTCGCGCACATCAGTGATACTGTTGACAGTATGAACAAACCAACGAAGGTCGAGTGGATTTATTTCATTGTTCTTTTTGCAACCTACCTTGCAATCGGTCTCACAAGTACCGCGTGTGATTATTTGATTCATGACGGTAGCTTATATTTTCTCCCTGCCATGATTATTTTCGCGCCTCTTGCATCATTAGTAGTTCCCTTTATTCACAGCCTGCGCCATGGGTTCTACTTCTGGTGGATTGCACCGCCTCTGGTTGCATCATTCACAATTTTATGGGATTTTTATGAAGGGAATATGCTCATCTTCTCATGGTGCTATATGGGGTTAGCATTAATCGGAAGTTTACTAGGCGCAGTTATAAGGGACAAAATTCTTAAGAAACGCGCACAGTGACACATACCCTCTTACGTCATAGTAGGAAGGATATAGCCCTATAACGTACGCCAAGCAAAGATACATGACTTTCATTAATCAGCCTTTTTGGATTTGGTTCACTCATTTTCTCACACTGTAAAAAAGTGCATCA from Alloscardovia omnicolens carries:
- a CDS encoding biotin synthase, with product MKWPTKDSIIKLAALTLIFWVFPVVSMLAQHVSSHAMWGLIICVLFIFPACTLILSFLDGIKRGFSFMWIVVPLIAFFSTVFVFYNDSAIIYSFVYAIIGLIGNAIGTLIGGRKSRKH
- a CDS encoding aminotransferase class I/II-fold pyridoxal phosphate-dependent enzyme; amino-acid sequence: MAFDFLTVYDRHGMDALAVDAIGRVEGAPHAPQDGYSSIPMWVADMNFGTAPAVTDAIRARLEHPIFGYFFPPQEYFDAIKNWQASHNNAHDVEDRHIGYENGVLGGLISTVSAYCQPGDSVLVHSPTYVGFTSCLTAAGFNIVHSPLIPDNDGVYHMDYEDMDRVLEESGAKVAIFCSPHNPTGRVWHREEIEAAMEIYAKHDCIVVSDEIWSDIIHPGCTHVPTQSVSEDARNRTVALYAPSKTFNIAGIVGAYHIIYNDDLRARVEAASKKSHYNDAHVLSVHALIGGYSSEGNAWLQELNDVLAHNVQRARDFFAQCAPEISIARSAGTYMLWLDATAWCAKHKKSIDELLEAGWRVGVGWQDGRPFHGDCHIRMNVALPSALLEEALGRLAEHVFVE